Proteins encoded together in one Lathyrus oleraceus cultivar Zhongwan6 chromosome 5, CAAS_Psat_ZW6_1.0, whole genome shotgun sequence window:
- the LOC127083600 gene encoding multiple organellar RNA editing factor 3, mitochondrial has translation MVYSNARRTLASTLSRALSSSSSGIASRSRTRFAFALSSPKQTLPVPHSFPVRLKSSGSGYSPLNDPSPNWSNRPPKETILLDGCDYEHWLIVMEFPDNPKPSEDEMVNSYVKTLAQVLGSEEEAKKKIYSVSTTTYTGFGALVSEELSYKLKGDCFLVPF, from the exons ATGGTGTACTCCAATGCCAGGCGCACGTTAGCCTCCACTCTCTCACGAGCTCTTTCTTCATCATCATCTGGAATCGCTTCTCGCAGCCGCACACGTTTCGCTTTTGCGTTATCTTCTCCCAAACAAACCCTACCCGTCCCTCACTCGTTCCCTGTTCGGTTGAAATCATCGGGTTCGGGTTATTCTCCGTTGAACGATCCATCCCCAAATTGGAGCAACCGTCCTCCAAAGGAAACGATTCTTCTTGATGGCTGTGACTACGAGCACTGGCTCATTGTTATGGAGTTTCCTGATAATCCTAAACCCTCTGAAGATGAAATGGTTAATAGCTATGTCAAAACCCTAGCTCAAGTTCTCGGAAG TGAGGAAGAGGCTAAGAAGAAGATATACTCTGTTTCTACTACTACTTATACAGGTTTTGGTGCTCTTGTTTCGGAAGAGCTTTCTTATAAACTCAAAGGTGATTGTTTTCTTGTTCCTTTTTAG